From a region of the Impatiens glandulifera chromosome 4, dImpGla2.1, whole genome shotgun sequence genome:
- the LOC124934488 gene encoding EPIDERMAL PATTERNING FACTOR-like protein 6, with protein MMMMMKIKQQHSLYCFLLIIVVLDAGAGAATSVVDVSSSSLCFLDADVISIGNCPLNTRISRFYYQEYEVTVDNAIMEKAITTSSSSSMENLNEFEPHFNGEDDDQSYHTTTSTSTLRRRRRRFLTGLGSSPPRCRTKCGKCTPCTPVHVPLPPGKPVTAEYYPEAWRCKCGNRLFLP; from the exons atgatgatgatgatgaagatcaAACAACAACATTCCTTGTACTGTTTTCTTCTGATCATCGTTGTTCTTGATGCCGGCGCCGGCGCCGCCACTTCTGTTGTCGACG tttcttcttcttcattatgCTTCCTAGATGCAGATGTTATCTCCATTGGTAATTGCCCGTTGAATACTAGGATTAGCAGATTCTATTATCAG GAATACGAAGTGACAGTTGATAATGCCATAATGGAAAAAGCCATtactacttcttcttcttcttcaatggagAATCTGAATGAATTTGAGCCCCACTTCAATGGGGAGGATGATGATCAGTCATATCATACTACTACTAGTACAAGTACCCTTCGGCGGAGAAGACGACGGTTTTTGACCGGTTTAGGGTCTTCTCCGCCGCGGTGTCGAACCAAGTGCGGGAAGTGCACCCCTTGCACACCGGTTCATGTTCCTCTCCCGCCGGGAAAGCCTGTCACAGCTGAATATTATCCAGAGGCTTGGAGGTGCAAATGTGGAAACAGGCTTTTCCTAccctaa
- the LOC124934489 gene encoding uncharacterized protein LOC124934489 codes for MDHNTAGKPNLAGNILVRLLSFIVLIFLARFAYLITVVRSNSYSDTIIYNSDDTAGRNNDDDDNDSQQIASADRVLSYYSSVFQDLIADGFLSPDSKALCIGKTPSGLETIALKRIGVTGSVAFSEAFPFKRNKFDFIVSVADSGLDSSLEPGRLAYEVLRTLKPGGFFVVHTSAKDEYSLNSLLDLFNSCRFIRSREIDGLDSSWSSVREIVLKRENWILNHKQDSNKCSVSRHKLDLVKNAEPLILEEPLKPWITLKRNVRNINYLTSIVDIRFKNRYIYIDVGSRNYGSSIGSWFRKQYPKQNKTFEIYAMEADKAFHEEYKRRKKITLLPYAAWVRNETLFFEISREQSRKNGERGRGMGRIQGVQSSSNFMGDSEKIQGMDFAEWLKKSVTERDFVVMKMDVEGTEFHLIPRLVESGAICLIDEIFLECHYNRWQRCCPGERSSKYGKTYGDCLELLRSLRKSGVLVHQWF; via the coding sequence ATGGATCATAATACAGCCGGAAAACCAAATCTCGCCGGAAACATTCTAGTCCGTCTTCTCTCTTTCATCGTCCTTATATTCCTCGCTAGATTCGCTTACCTGATCACCGTCGTCCGAAGCAATTCCTATTCCGACACTATCATTTACAACTCCGATGATACCGCCGGAAGAAACAACGACGACGACGACAACGATTCTCAGCAAATCGCTTCCGCCGATCGTGTTCTAAGTTACTATTCATCCGTCTTCCAGGATTTGATCGCCGACGGTTTCTTATCACCTGATTCAAAAGCTCTCTGTATAGGAAAAACTCCATCCGGACTCGAAACAATCGCATTGAAACGAATAGGAGTCACCGGATCGGTAGCATTTTCAGAAGCATTTCCTTTCAAAAGAAACAAGTTCGATTTCATCGTCTCTGTTGCGGATAGCGGTTTGGATTCATCGCTTGAGCCTGGGAGATTAGCGTATGAAGTTCTTAGAACGCTGAAGCCAGGAGGTTTCTTCGTTGTCCATACATCGGCGAAAGATGAGTACAGTCTAAATTCATTACTCGACTTATTCAATTCATGCCGGTTCATCAGATCGAGAGAAATCGACGGACTCGATTCGTCGTGGTCGTCTGTCCGTGAGATTGTATTAAAGCGTGAGAACTGGATTCTAAACCATAAGCAAGATTCCAATAAATGCTCTGTTTCACGGCATAAACTGGATTTAGTTAAGAATGCGGAGCCTCTGATATTGGAAGAGCCATTAAAGCCATGGATAACGTTGAAAAGGAATGTAAGAAACATCAACTATTTAACTTCAATAGTCGATATTAGATTCAAGAACAGATACATTTACATCGACGTTGGATCTAGAAACTACGGTTCAAGTATTGGAAGTTGGTTCAGGAAACAATATCCAAAACAGAACAAGACATTTGAAATATACGCAATGGAAGCTGATAAAGCCTTTCACGAAGAATACAAACGGAGGAAGAAGATCACTCTGTTACCCTACGCAGCGTGGGTGAGAAACGAGACCTTGTTCTTCGAAATAAGTCGAGAACAAAGTAGGAAGAATGGGGAAAGAGGACGAGGTATGGGAAGGATACAAGGTGTGCAGTCATCTAGTAATTTCATGGGGGATTCGGAGAAGATTCAGGGAATGGATTTTGCAGAGTGGTTGAAGAAGAGTGTAACGGAGAGGGATTTTGTTGTGATGAAGATGGATGTTGAAGGGACTGAGTTTCATTTGATTCCTAGGTTGGTGGAGAGTGGAGCTATTTGTTTGATTGATGAGATATTTCTTGAATGTCATTATAATCGATGGCAGAGATGTTGCCCTGGAGAAAGGAGTTCTAAGTATGGGAAGACTTATGGAGATTGTTTGGAGCTTTTGAGATCTTTGAGGAAGAGTGGAGTTCTTGTTCATCAGTGGTTTTGA
- the LOC124937069 gene encoding protein DOUBLE-STRAND BREAK FORMATION, which yields MQISLFRSLVQSRRFDDVTLRVLESILVCKDVESSLQVQSCLREFMRSEIMCIIKETAARSTEDKLYVIEFLVRTFALVGDAKSCLAMRYEGLILRGLVSSSNCSLQVSQKEWVTFAEHSMKNGFYKVAKKACENALACYETDDMADGMTDDDSYKKVQMTNNIKRLRNAAEASSSSSRSVRALAAEYLKKKESDKIKMQVRDHEKTPSVGSSLFREGIKRRNLRRLVDYQNMKQLDQSKDN from the exons ATGCAGATCTCTCTCTTTCGTTCCCTTGTTCAATCAAGAAG ATTCGACGATGTAACCTTGCGAGTTTTGGAATCGATCCTTGTTTGTAAGGATGTTGAATCTTCTCTTCAGGTGCAGTCTTGCTTGAGGGAGTTCATGAGGAGCGAGATTATGTGCATCATTAAGGAAACCGCCGCTAGATCAACTGAGGATAAGCTTTACGTTATTGAATTTCTAGTTCGTACTTTTGCCCTAGTCGGTGATGCCAAG AGTTGTTTAGCTATGAGATACGAGGGCTTGATTTTGCGGGGCCTTGTGTCCAGCAGCAACTGTTCATTACAAGTATCGCAAAAAGAATGGGTTACCTTTGCGGAACATTCAATGAAAAACGGGTTCTACAAAGTTGCTAAAAAG GCATGTGAAAATGCACTTGCATGCTATGAGACCGATGACATGGCTGATGGGATGACTGATGATGACTCTTATAAAAAAGTTCAAATGACTAACAATATTAAGAGACTTAGAAATGCTGCTGAggcatcatcttcttcttctagatCAG TGAGGGCGCTAGCAGCAGAGTAcctgaaaaagaaagaaagcgACAAGATTAAAATGCAAGTTCGGGATCATGAAAAAACACCTTCTGTGGGTAGCAGTTTGTTCAGAGAAGGAATTAAGAGACGTAACTTGAGAAGATTGGTTGATTATCAAAACATGAAGCAGCTCGATCAATCCAaag ATAATTAA
- the LOC124935279 gene encoding phenylacetaldehyde reductase, with product MAGSGSESESGEKVCVTGGSGCISSYLVSLLLDRGYTVHATVKDINDEKETNHLRALQGADSRLHLFQIDLLDYDSVFAAIKDTVGVFHLASPCIVDKVQDPQNELLAPAIKGTNNVLTASKELGIKRVVVTSSISAIIPSPKWPADKVKDENCWTDADYCEQNELWYSLSKTLAEKSTWEFAKEKGLDVVVVNPGTVMGPNIPPSLNASMLMLLRLLQGCTDTYEDVFMGSVHVKDVALAHILVYENKSATGRHLCLESISHYGDFASKVAELYPEYNIPRLPRDTQPGLLRVKDAAKKLMDLGLEFIPMDQIIKDAVESLKSKGFVS from the exons ATGGCGGGATCAGGATCGGAATCGGAGAGTGGAGAAAAGGTATGCGTCACCGGAGGTAGCGGTTGCATCAGTTCGTATCTCGTGAGCCTCCTTCTCGACCGTGGTTATACTGTTCACGCCACCGTCAAAGATATCA ATGATGAGAAGGAAACGAATCACCTTCGAGCTCTACAAGGAGCAGATTCGCGTCTCCATCTATTTCAGATTGATCTCCTTGACTATGACTCCGTCTTCGCCGCCATCAAGGACACCGTTGGCGTCTTTCATCTCGCTTCACCTTGCATTGTCGACAAAGTCCAGGATCCTCAG AATGAGCTATTGGCTCCGGCAATCAAAGGCACAAACAATGTTCTGACTGCTTCCAAAGAGCTCGGTATAAAACGAGTGGTTGTTACTTCATCAATATCTGCTATCATTCCTAGCCCAAAATGGCCAGCTGATAAGGTGAAGGATGAAAATTGCTGGACAGATGCTGACTACTGCGAGCAGAATGAA TTATGGTATTCACTTTCCAAGACTCTGGCTGAGAAATCAACTTGGGAATTTGCGAAAGAAAAAGGTTTGGATGTGGTTGTGGTGAACCCTGGGACAGTTATGGGTCCTAATATTCCTCCATCACTAAACGCAAGCATGTTAATGCTGCTCCGCCTTCTTCAGG GCTGCACAGACACATATGAAGATGTGTTCATGGGATCTGTTCATGTCAAAGATGTAGCTCTAGCGCATATATTGGTTTACGAAAACAAGTCTGCAACTGGAAGACATTTGTGTCTTGAATCAATATCACATTATGgtgattttgcatcaaaagttGCAGAACTTTATCCCGAGTATAACATACCAAG GCTGCCAAGAGACACTCAACCCGGATTACTAAGGGTGAAGGATGCGGCTAAGAAACTCATGGATCTGGGTCTAGAGTTCATACCAATGGATCAGATTATTAAGGATGCGGTTGAGAGCTTAAAGAGCAAAGGCTTTGTTTCTTAA
- the LOC124937056 gene encoding gamma-interferon-responsive lysosomal thiol protein, with amino-acid sequence MALFRALALSLIIIFFTISPIPVNSSRSEVSLSPHSETSDKVSVGLYYESLCPYSAEFIINNLSKLFDNGLISIVDLKLVPYGNAKITNNSTINCQHGPSECFLNTIEACAIDTWPDLNTHFPFINCVEKLVYDRKFPEWDSCFDVLGLDRNPVDECYSTGHGKELQLAYADETSALEPPHQYVPWVVVNGNPLFEDFENFMIYICEAYTGTYTPSACSSLAITEEKTRMKGGRTTSPVCEGSESNLSNMKSHVNYWVSRIAAVMWQ; translated from the exons ATGGCATTGTTTCGCGCCCTCGCTCTTtctctcatcatcatcttctttacTATCTCACCGATTCCCGTTAATTCGTCTAGATCCGAAGTCTCCTTATCGCCACACAGTGAAACTTCCGATAAAGTCTCAGTAGGACTGTATTACGAGAGCCTCTGTCCTTACAGCGCTGAATTTATTATCAATAACCTGTCTAAGTTATTCGACAATGGTCTCATATCCATTGTTGATCTCAAGCTCGTTCCTTATGGCAACGCAAAGATCACCAACAACAGCACCATCAATTGTCAG CATGGGCCATCTGAGTGTTTTTTGAATACAATTGAAGCTTGCGCTATAGACACATGGCCTGATCTG AATACGCACTTTCCTTTCATCAATTGTGTTGAGAAATTGGTATATGATCGCAAGTTTCCGGAGTGGGATTCGTGTTTTGATGTATTGGGtcttgatagaaatcctgttgaTGAGTGTTACAGCACAGGACATGGAAAAGAG CTTCAACTTGCATATGCAGATGAAACAAGTGCACTCGAGCCCCCACACCAATATGTTCCTTGGGTAGTTGTTAATGGAAACCCACTTTTCGAG GATTTTGAGAATTTCATGATCTATATATGTGAAGCTTATACTGGAACATACACTCCTTCAGCTTGCAGCAGCTTAGCCATAACAGAAGAGAAAACTAGGATGAAGGGGGGAAGAACCACTTCTCCAGTTTGCGAGGGTTCGGAGTCGAATCTCTCGAACATGAAATCCCACGTTAATTATTGGGTTAGTCGGATTGCTGCTGTAATGTGGCAATAG
- the LOC124934246 gene encoding ubiquitin-activating enzyme E1 1-like: MVFCKFFSSLLHFMLPRKRPVEGEVVEGGTGGSLDQLLNKKHRIGCFISSSEAPSDTQTATNPSSNSENATGGEIEIDGITGNTNSSLPVSMVLGNGNPSDIDEDLHSRQLAVYGRETMRRLFASNVLISGMQGLGAEIAKNLVLAGVKSVTLHDEGTVELWDLSSSFVFSENDVGKNRALTSVQKLQELNNAVVISTLTEPLTKEKLSDYQVVIFTDISLEKAIEFDDFCHSHQPPIAFIKTEVRGLFGSVFCDFGPGFTVLDVDGEEPHTGIVASISNDNPAFVSCVDDERIEFQDGDLVVFSEIKGMTELNDGKARKVINSRPYSFSLEEDTTNFGTYIRGGIVTQVKQPKVLDFKPLKEAIKDPGEYLLTDFAKFDRPPLLHLAFQGLDKFVSVQGRLPQAGSEEDAQKLISLVSEINESSGDDKLADINPKLLRHFSFGSRAVLNPMAAMFGGIVGQEAVKACSGKFHPLFQFLYFDSIESLPSEPVDASDYRPLNSRYDAQISVFGATLQKKLEEAQVFVVGSGALGCEFLKNLALMGVSCGSQGKLTITDDDVIEKSNLSRQFLFRDWNIGQAKSTVAASSALTINPSFRIEALQNRVGPETETVFNDTFWENLTVVVNALDNVTARLYVDQRCLYFQKPLLESGTLGAKCNTQMVIPHLTENYGASRDPPEKQAPMCTVHSFPHNIDHCLTWARSEFEGLLEKTPAEVNAYLSNPSEYISSMKSAGDAQARNNLERVLECLDSDKCESFQDSITWARLRFEDYFANRVKQLIYTFPEEAATSTGAPFWSAPKRFPTPLQFSVSDLSHINFIMAASILRAETFGIPIPDWANNPSKLAEEVDKVMVPDFQPKQGVKIETDEKATNLSNASIDDSAVIDELAMKIEKCRSYLPQSFRMKPVQFEKDDDTNYHMDMIAGLANMRARNYSVPEVDKLKAKFIAGRIIPAIATSTAMATGLVCLELYKVLDGSHKVEDYRNTFSNLALPLFSMAEPVPPKVEKHRDMKWTVWDRWIVKENPTLRQLLKWLADKGLNAYSISYGSSLLYNSMFPRHKDRLDKTMIELAKDVAKSEQPSYRRHLDVVVACEDDEDNDIDIPQISIYFR; this comes from the exons ATGGTTTTCTGTAAATTTTTCTCCAGTTTGCTGCACTTTATGCTTCCTAGAAAGAGACCTGTTGAAGGTGAAGTTGTAGAAGGTGGTACTGGTGGTAGCCTTGACCAATTGCTTAACAAGAAACATCGGATCGGTTGCTTTATTTCATCATCTGAGGCTCCATCTGATACACAAACTGCTACCAATCCATCATCTAACAGCGAGAACGCTACTGGAGGTGAAATCGAAATTGACGGCATCACAGGGAATACCAACAGCAGTTTGCCGGTCAGTATGGTGTTAGGCAATGGAAATCCTTCTGATATTGATGAAGATCTTCACAGCAGACAGCTCGCTGTTTATGGTCGCGAGACTATGAGGCGTCTCTTTGCTTCTAATGTACTTATATCTGGAATGCAAGGTCTTGGTGCTGAAATAG CTAAAAACCTTGTACTTGCTGGTGTAAAGTCTGTGACATTGCACGATGAAGGAACTGTAGAACTGTGGGATTTATCTAGCAGTTTTGTTTTCTCGGAGAATGACGTGGGCAAGAACAGGGCACTTACTTCTGTTCAGAAGCTGCAAGAGCTGAACAATGCTGTGGTCATTTCTACCTTAACCGAACCCTTGACTAAGGAAAAACTCTCTGACTACCAG GTTGTGATCTTTACTGACATTAGCTTGGAAAAAGCAATTGAGTTTGATGATTTCTGTCATAGTCATCAGCCACCTATTGCCTTCATAAAGACTGAAGTTAGGGGGCTTTTTGGGAGTGTATTCTGTGATTTTGGACCTGGATTTACAGTTTTGGATGTTGATGGTGAGGAACCACATACAGGTATAGTTGCATCGATCAGCAATGATAACCCAGCATTTGTATCATGTGTGGATGATGAAAGGATAGAGTTTCAGGATGGGGATCTTGTTGTGTTTTCTGAAATTAAGGGGATGACAGAACTAAATGATGGAAAGGCAAGAAAGGTCATAAATTCTAGGCCCTATTCATTCTCTCTTGAGGAGGACACAACAAATTTTGGAACATACATAAGGGGTGGCATTGTCACACAGGTAAAGCAGCCCAAGGTGCTCGATTTTAAGCCATTAAAAGAAGCAATTAAAGATCCTGGGGAGTATCTTCTGACTGATTTCGCCAAATTTGATCGACCACCCCTCTTGCATCTGGCATTCCAAGGACTGGACAAATTTGTGTCGGTACAGGGACGCCTCCCTCAGGCTGGTTCAGAGGAGGATGCACAAAAACTGATCTCTTTAGTCTctgaaataaatgaaagttcAGGAGATGACAAGTTGGCAGATATTAATCCCAAGCTCTTGCGTCACTTCTCATTTGGTTCTCGTGCTGTTCTAAATCCCATGGCTGCCATGTTTGGTGGTATTGTTGGCCAAGAGGCCGTAAAAGCATGTTCTGGGAAATTCCACCCGCTCTTTCAG TTTCTATACTTTGACTCTATTGAATCACTCCCCAGCGAGCCTGTGGATGCCAGTGATTACAGACCATTGAACAGTCGCTATGATGCACAAATTTCTGTCTTTGGAGCTACCCTCCAAAAGAAATTGGAAGAGGCTCAAGTATTTGTTGTAGGATCAGGTGCATTAGGCTGTGAGTTTCTAAAGAACTTGGCTCTTATGGGAGTTTCATGTGGCAGCCAAGGGAAGCTGACAATCACAGATGATGACGTCATCGAGAAGAGTAACCTCAGTCGTCAGTTTCTTTTCCGTGATTGGAATATTGGTCAGGCAAAATCCACCGTTGCTGCTTCTTCCGCGCTGACAATAAATCCTTCTTTCCGAATTGAAGCGCTTCAGAATCGCGTCGGACCTGAGACTGAGACTGTTTTCAACGACACATTCTGGGAGAATCTGACTGTTGTCGTTAATGCCTTGGACAATGTAACTGCCAGGCTTTATGTTGACCAAAGATGCTTATATTTTCAAAAGCCACTTCTTGAATCGGGAACTTTAGGTGCTAAGTGCAATACTCAAATGGTCATTCCTCATCTGACAGAGAACTATGGTGCATCTAGGGATCCACCTGAGAAACAAGCACCTATGTGTACTGTCCATTCGTTCCCTCACAACATTGACCATTGCTTGACATGGGCTCGATCTGAATTTGAGGGTTTGCTAGAGAAAACCCCTGCAGAAGTTAACGCGTATCTTTCGAATCCATCTGAGTATATATCTTCCATGAAGAGCGCTGGCGATGCTCAGGCTAGAAATAATCTCGAACGTGTTCTTGAATGTCTGGATAGCGACAAATGCGAGTCGTTTCAGGATAGCATCACCTGGGCCCGTTTGAG GTTTGAAGACTATTTTGCTAACAGGGTGAAACAATTGATTTATACTTTCCCTGAAGAAGCTGCAACTAGTACTGGTGCTCCGTTCTGGTCGGCCCCAAAGCGCTTTCCCACTCCGCTGCAATTCTCGGTTTCTGATCTCAgccatataaattttataatggcGGCTTCTATTCTCCGAGCTGAGACTTTTGGAATTCCAATTCCTGACTGGGCTAATAACCCTAGCAAGTTGGCTGAAGAAGTTGACAAGGTCATGGTCCCTGATTTCCAGCCCAAACAGGGTGTGAAAATTGAAACTGATGAGAAAGCAACCAACCTTTCCAATGCATCCATTGATGACTCTGCTGTTATAGATGAATTAGCCATGAAAATAGAGAAATGCAGAAGCTATCTTCCACAATCGTTCAGAATGAAGCCTGTTCAGTTTGAGAAG GATGATGATACAAACTACCACATGGACATGATAGCGGGTCTTGCAAACATGAGGGCAAGAAACTACAGCGTCCCAGAAGTGGACAAACTGAAAGCCAAGTTCATAGCAGGAAGAATCATACCCGCAATTGCAACCTCAACCGCCATGGCCACAGGCCTTGTTTGTTTGGAGCTTTACAAAGTTCTAGACGGGAGCCACAAAGTGGAAGACTATAGAAACACATTCTCAAACCTAGCACTCCCCCTATTCTCAATGGCTGAACCGGTCCCACCCAAAGTCGAAAAACATAGAGACATGAAATGGACTGTGTGGGACAGGTGGATCGTTAAGGAGAACCCTACGTTAAGGCAACTTCTGAAATGGCTAGCGGATAAGGGTCTGAATGCGTATAGTATTTCGTACGGGAGTAGCTTGCTTTATAATAGTATGTTTCCGAGGCACAAAGATAGGTTGGATAAGACTATGATTGAGTTAGCCAAGGATGTTGCCAAGTCGGAGCAGCCTTCGTACCGTAGGCATTTGGATGTTGTGGTTGCTTGTGAGGACGATGAAGATAATGACATCGATATCCCTCAGATATCCATATATTTTCGCTAG
- the LOC124934490 gene encoding DNA ligase 1-like yields MNSKRKNDEEMKKSKEDDDEITRKRNERKERRERLTILSKQRNADELAKKRNAEKRKSKKNNEEEDEDEETKEEEETLEKDEETEEEDEETKEEDEETGEEDEETGEEDEETEEEDEETEENDKNDDLRPTPKASRKLSFDRLEEKNDDVHDNDHVHDKDRPEEVEEEKNKEKEVEAEKNNDDMQDEDSLPMPQSSPKLKDVDEDKNKEKEVLDEENKEVKVKAEKNKEKEEKKKNDDVQDEDSLPTPQSSPKLKDVDEHKNKENEVLEEDNKEVEVKAEKNDKEKKEEVEEETKNVKDEDLPHVPKEKKEEVKEEKNKEEETKEIVKDVIVETEEKKKKKEKNKENGVNDVKELTPSQFVGTSFQRKKMKSKQLGDYTDPGGKRFKLNDSVKVNPMLRIDEEKMKTFKKWLKSDGKDFKDLTEIDAICHLMRRRVAEFPKTYPRNFSIADSKFSQKMMTRYDMFTPNPADYQFEDFMEYLVGEGSNPWNIVDIIYNMFPKDEYDDFMKPMCVMVSYFLEQGFTIGDKERFPRMKLDRMSYSIIPHSTVPKTTKSGDCGVFTIMHLEYLTAL; encoded by the exons ATGAACTCTAAGAGGAAGAATGACgaggagatgaagaagagtaaggaggatgatgatgagattACGAGAAAGAGGAATGAGAGGAAGGAGAGGCGAGAGAGGCTGACGATTTTGTCCAAGCAGAGAAATGCTGAtgagttggccaagaagaggaATGCTGAGAAAAGGAAGTCGAAAAAG AACAATGAGGAGGAGGACGAGGACGAGGAGActaaggaggaggaggagacttTGGAGAAGGACGAGGAGACTGAGGAGGAGGACGAGGAAACTAAGGAGGAGGATGAGGAGACCGGGGAGGAGGACGAGGAGACCGGGGAGGAGGACGAGGAGACTgaggaggaggacgaggagACTGAGGAGAATGACAAG AACGATGATTTGCGCCCCACGCCAAAAGCCTCTCGCAAATTGAGTTTTGATCGCCTAGAggagaagaatgatgatgtgcACGACAATGATCATGTGCATGACAAGGATCGCCCagaggaggtggaggaggagaagaataaggagaAGGAGGTGGAGGCTGAGAAGAATAATGATGATATGCAGGACGAGGATTCGCTCCCTATGCCCCAATCCTCTCCCAAATTGAAGGATGTGGATGAGGATAAGAATAAGGAGAAGGAGGTGCTGGACGAGGAGAACAAAGAGGTGAAGGTAAAAGCTGAGAAGAAtaaggagaaggaggagaagaagaagaatgatgatgtgcAGGACGAGGATTCGCTCCCTACGCCCCAATCCTCTCCCAAATTGAAGGATGTGGATGAACATAAGAATAAGGAGAATGAGGTGCTGGAGGAGGATAACAAAGAGGTGGAGGTAAAAGCTGAGAAGAATGACAAGGAAAAGAAagaggaggtggaggaggagactaAGAATGTCAAG GACGAAGATTTGCCCCACGTTCCAaaggagaagaaagaggagGTGAAGGAGGAGAAAAATAAGGAGGAGGAGACTAAGGAGATTGTGAAGGATGTGATTGTGGAGActgaggagaagaagaagaagaaggagaagaataaggagaATGGGGTGAATGATGTGAAAGAATTGACTCCATCACAATTTGTTGGTACAAGTTTTcagagaaagaagatgaagtcgAAACAATTGGGGGATTACACCGACCCTGGTGGGAAAAGGTTTAAACTAAATGATTCGGTTAAGGTTAATCCGATGTTACGAATTGACGAGGAAAAAATGAAGACATTCAAGAAATGGTTAAAGAGTGATGGAAAGGATTTCAAGGATTTGACG GAGATAGATGCAATCTGTCATCTAATGAGACGAAGGGTTGCGGAGTTCCCTAAGACATATCCAAGAAATTTCTCAATTGCTGACTCTAAATTCTCTCAGAAGATGATGACTCGCTATGATATGTTTACCCCGAATCCTGCAGACTACCAATTCGAAGATTTCATGGAATACTTAGTTGGTGAAGGAAGTAATCCTTGGAATATTGTTGATATAATATAT AATATGTTCCCAAAGGATGAATATGACGACTTCATGAAACCGATGTGTGTAATGGTGTCGTACTTTCTTGAACAGGGATTCACCATAGGCGATAAGGAAAGGTTTCCACGGATGAAATTGGATAGGATGTCATATTCCATAATACCACACTCAACAGTCCCAAAGACAACCAAAAGTGGGGACTGTGGGGTTTTTACTATTATGCATTTGGAATACCTTACTGCCTTATAG